From a region of the Hugenholtzia roseola DSM 9546 genome:
- a CDS encoding GAF domain-containing protein, translating into MTWKKRLSQISWTLQQRIALFFIGLGLLLVFHSSHQWYLQSQQEEYRAKSDLVGQHALLLQRSIFFMRNALYFHQPTSLNDLVNYLEKIKKQQQLLKNGGAYLDIYTKISYQIEPTSEEVLPQLLLIEKQWQEVEKSYRFLLAQPLHHDSTFFFYQSREKSDAPMDIEATDDLASLFSEPLPKQNQYLRDSLSLEVVNPMLTKHISQITRNIDPLILSLQNLGQAYRIEQEQKETLAARTFWFALLPLHLFLLILAYTFIIDYGIKPLSRIKRNIDSLSEGKVLRPVYSRQKDEISQLRKSLANLSQGLATISEFAKNVGQGNYDAPLRERSAEDSISFALLEMRNNLKINAEADRRRNWANEGIAIFGNILRTSNEDIQELSYQVISELVRYLGANQGAVYILQKDLGKEALVLQAAYAYDKRRYLEKEIAVGQGIIGQTVLEKEHTYLEQVPNGYTYITSGMGAATPSALLVMPLLMNETIYGVLEIASFQSLETYQIEFVQSISANIAATLATVKTNERTRQLLEESQMFTEQMRAQEEEMRQNMEELAATQEEMERSQRELRKKANILDAVVNNTKTMILALDQNFNIKFLNHAYSSLLRRIKGVEVPAGVNILEIMTPAQLEYWRPFYERALKGESYTIISTVKSYDYEDVYYEIELSPIYSEEQSDQIVGITIFTRDVTWLYPTRWEGYHHFDSF; encoded by the coding sequence ATGACTTGGAAAAAACGCCTCTCACAAATTAGTTGGACGCTACAACAGCGGATTGCCCTATTTTTCATAGGCTTAGGGCTATTGCTTGTCTTTCATAGTAGCCACCAATGGTATCTACAATCACAACAAGAAGAGTACCGCGCCAAGTCTGATTTGGTAGGGCAGCATGCTTTGCTTTTGCAACGCAGCATCTTTTTTATGCGCAACGCCCTCTATTTCCATCAGCCTACCAGTTTGAATGATTTGGTTAATTACCTCGAAAAGATAAAAAAACAGCAGCAACTTCTTAAAAATGGAGGTGCGTACCTCGATATTTATACCAAAATTTCCTACCAAATCGAGCCGACCAGCGAAGAAGTATTGCCCCAACTTTTGCTCATCGAAAAACAGTGGCAGGAGGTAGAAAAAAGTTATCGTTTTCTTTTGGCACAACCCCTGCATCACGATAGCACCTTTTTTTTCTATCAATCCAGAGAAAAATCGGACGCGCCTATGGACATAGAAGCGACCGACGATTTAGCCAGCCTTTTTTCAGAGCCGCTGCCAAAACAAAACCAATACTTGCGCGATTCACTCTCCCTTGAAGTGGTCAATCCCATGCTCACCAAGCACATCAGCCAAATTACGCGCAACATAGACCCGCTTATTTTGTCGCTTCAAAACTTAGGACAAGCCTATCGCATCGAGCAAGAGCAGAAGGAAACCTTAGCGGCGCGAACTTTTTGGTTTGCTTTGCTGCCCCTTCACCTCTTTTTATTGATTTTGGCTTATACCTTTATTATTGATTATGGCATCAAACCTTTAAGCCGTATCAAGCGCAATATAGACAGTTTGAGCGAAGGCAAGGTCTTACGCCCTGTTTATAGCCGCCAAAAAGATGAGATTAGTCAATTACGCAAAAGTTTGGCAAACCTTTCACAGGGCTTGGCAACGATTTCCGAATTTGCTAAAAATGTAGGGCAAGGCAACTACGACGCGCCCCTACGCGAGCGAAGTGCCGAAGATAGCATCAGTTTTGCCCTTTTGGAAATGCGTAACAACCTCAAAATCAACGCCGAAGCCGACCGAAGACGCAACTGGGCAAATGAAGGCATTGCCATTTTCGGTAATATCTTGCGCACTTCAAATGAGGATATTCAAGAGCTTTCTTATCAGGTCATTTCCGAATTAGTACGCTATTTGGGTGCAAATCAGGGGGCAGTTTATATTTTACAAAAAGATTTAGGAAAAGAAGCATTAGTTTTGCAAGCCGCCTACGCCTACGACAAACGCCGCTATTTGGAAAAAGAAATTGCCGTTGGACAAGGTATTATCGGGCAAACGGTATTAGAAAAAGAGCATACCTATTTGGAACAAGTGCCAAATGGCTACACCTACATTACCTCTGGCATGGGTGCGGCTACGCCAAGTGCCTTGCTGGTGATGCCACTTTTAATGAACGAAACTATCTATGGCGTATTAGAAATTGCCTCTTTTCAAAGTTTAGAAACCTATCAGATAGAATTTGTGCAGAGCATTTCAGCCAATATCGCCGCTACCTTAGCCACAGTCAAGACCAATGAGCGCACGCGCCAACTTTTGGAAGAATCGCAAATGTTTACCGAACAGATGCGAGCGCAAGAAGAAGAGATGCGCCAAAATATGGAAGAGTTGGCGGCTACACAGGAAGAGATGGAACGAAGCCAACGCGAGCTACGCAAAAAGGCGAATATCTTAGATGCAGTTGTGAATAATACCAAAACAATGATTTTGGCATTAGACCAAAACTTTAACATCAAATTCCTAAATCACGCCTATTCGAGCCTCTTGCGCCGCATCAAGGGGGTAGAAGTACCCGCAGGGGTCAATATTTTAGAAATTATGACTCCCGCCCAGTTGGAATATTGGCGACCTTTCTACGAACGCGCACTCAAAGGTGAATCTTATACCATCATCTCGACGGTGAAGAGTTACGATTACGAAGATGTTTATTACGAAATTGAACTAAGTCCGATTTATAGCGAAGAGCAAAGCGACCAAATCGTGGGTATTACCATCTTCACACGCGACGTTACTTGGCTCTATCCTACTCGCTGGGAGGGCTACCACCACTTCGATTCCTTCTAA
- a CDS encoding peptidylprolyl isomerase → MEKLQASILLEGGAELLVDLFERDAPITVANFCYLVQRGFYNGLIFHKVIPNVLAQTGCPKGNGTGNAGYFIRCELFGDNQAHKLGTLSMAHSGRDTASSQFFVCLGERDIAYLDDNHTCFGQVVKGFEFLNNIKLGTKIQRIRILDGTQNAIGNRRLG, encoded by the coding sequence ATGGAAAAACTACAAGCCTCAATCCTACTCGAAGGCGGCGCAGAACTTCTTGTCGACCTTTTTGAGCGTGATGCGCCCATTACAGTCGCTAATTTTTGTTACTTAGTGCAGCGCGGCTTCTATAATGGTCTGATTTTTCATAAAGTCATTCCCAATGTTTTGGCGCAAACAGGCTGCCCAAAAGGAAATGGTACGGGAAATGCAGGCTATTTTATTCGTTGCGAACTTTTTGGCGACAATCAAGCCCATAAATTAGGTACGCTTTCTATGGCACATTCGGGCAGAGATACGGCAAGTTCGCAATTTTTCGTCTGTTTGGGCGAGCGCGATATAGCCTATTTAGACGACAACCATACTTGTTTTGGGCAAGTAGTAAAAGGTTTTGAATTTTTAAATAACATTAAATTAGGCACAAAAATACAGCGTATCCGAATTTTAGATGGCACACAAAACGCGATAGGAAACCGCCGCTTAGGGTAA
- a CDS encoding glycosyltransferase family 4 protein, protein MKILFLTHYALLYGANRSLLSLVENFAARGVQVWVWIGEKGDLGEYLQARKIPFWEKDFPISMHYAPENEAFWKKKARFVFNKFKILEKKHKQKKAISWALETIKKEKIEFDFIYSNSTVFEVGTILAQKLRLPHVQHLREFGYDDYFLKPDAGLDAHFKRLAAAQIKICISKAIETHYFGTLSPELRQKNAIFQIYNGVLSKEEGLKREKLKKQNDLQNKAEANKTATFLFIGLIHPNKGTHEAIEALGLLKRAYPQLAEVRLQIVGTCNVKGYQAKLEELVAQYKLEKQVDFVGFVSNPSIFYQNSVALLVCSKKEGMGRVTAEAMLGSCVVIAKKSGANIELITEGETGFFYESVSDLALKMVEVLENKEKCEQIAAKAFDFAKRHFLIENYAAAVFEVLENYQKNSTI, encoded by the coding sequence ATGAAAATTCTTTTCCTCACCCATTATGCCCTGCTCTATGGGGCTAATCGTTCGCTGCTTTCTTTGGTAGAAAATTTTGCTGCGCGTGGGGTGCAGGTTTGGGTTTGGATAGGCGAAAAAGGCGATTTGGGAGAATATCTGCAAGCGCGAAAAATCCCATTTTGGGAAAAAGATTTTCCTATCTCGATGCATTACGCGCCTGAAAATGAGGCATTTTGGAAAAAAAAAGCAAGGTTTGTATTCAATAAGTTTAAAATTTTAGAAAAAAAACACAAACAAAAAAAAGCAATTTCTTGGGCATTAGAAACGATAAAAAAAGAAAAAATAGAATTCGACTTTATCTATTCCAATTCTACCGTCTTTGAAGTAGGTACGATTTTGGCGCAAAAACTTCGACTGCCTCACGTGCAGCACCTGCGCGAATTTGGTTATGATGACTATTTTTTAAAGCCTGACGCTGGTCTGGACGCTCATTTCAAACGTCTGGCGGCTGCTCAAATCAAAATTTGCATCTCGAAAGCGATTGAAACGCATTATTTCGGAACATTAAGCCCTGAATTGCGACAAAAAAATGCAATTTTTCAAATCTACAATGGCGTTTTGAGTAAGGAGGAGGGGCTGAAAAGGGAAAAGTTGAAAAAACAAAATGATTTGCAAAACAAAGCAGAAGCAAATAAAACTGCTACTTTTCTTTTTATCGGACTAATACACCCCAACAAAGGCACGCACGAAGCGATTGAGGCTTTGGGGTTGCTCAAACGCGCTTATCCGCAGTTGGCAGAGGTACGTCTTCAAATTGTTGGCACTTGCAATGTGAAAGGCTATCAAGCAAAGTTAGAAGAATTGGTAGCGCAATATAAATTAGAAAAACAAGTAGATTTTGTAGGATTTGTGTCTAATCCAAGTATTTTTTATCAAAATTCTGTTGCGTTGTTGGTTTGTTCTAAAAAAGAGGGCATGGGTAGAGTTACGGCAGAGGCGATGTTGGGCAGCTGTGTGGTAATTGCTAAAAAAAGTGGTGCTAATATCGAACTTATTACAGAAGGCGAAACAGGTTTCTTTTACGAATCAGTTTCGGATTTAGCTTTAAAAATGGTTGAAGTATTAGAAAATAAAGAAAAATGTGAACAGATAGCAGCAAAGGCATTTGATTTTGCCAAGCGTCATTTTTTGATAGAAAACTATGCAGCGGCGGTTTTTGAGGTTTTAGAAAATTACCAAAAAAATAGCACCATTTAA
- the dtd gene encoding D-aminoacyl-tRNA deacylase: MKAVIQRVSQASVEVEGKTVGSISQGLLVLLGISQQDTPQEVEKLAQKIVNLRIFSDAEGKMNRSLLESEGEVLLVSQFTLMADTRKGNRPSFAAAAAPPLALPLYEAMQRRLSELLQKDVPTGVFGAMMQVRLCNEGPVTIILDTEK; encoded by the coding sequence ATGAAAGCAGTTATCCAACGTGTAAGTCAGGCTTCGGTAGAGGTCGAGGGCAAAACTGTGGGCAGCATCTCACAAGGTTTGCTTGTCTTATTGGGTATCAGTCAGCAAGATACGCCACAAGAAGTTGAAAAGTTGGCACAAAAAATCGTCAATTTACGTATCTTTTCTGATGCCGAAGGTAAGATGAATCGTTCTTTGCTCGAAAGCGAGGGCGAGGTTTTATTGGTGAGTCAATTTACTTTGATGGCAGATACACGCAAGGGCAATCGCCCTTCTTTTGCCGCCGCTGCCGCGCCTCCTTTGGCATTGCCGCTTTATGAAGCTATGCAGCGAAGGTTGAGCGAACTTTTACAGAAAGATGTACCCACAGGGGTCTTTGGGGCAATGATGCAGGTACGACTTTGCAATGAAGGTCCCGTTACGATTATTTTAGATACTGAAAAATAA
- a CDS encoding PSP1 domain-containing protein, whose product MILLDLKKIDMACSSCGTKKTQTGQVQGCQNNGSCGTSGCNKVNQFDWLSHLEIPDPTPFPFVEVKFKGGRKGYYRNEQGIDLQIGDYVVVEALRGYHIGMVSLRGELVRLQMKKLKLNTQDANLTEIWRMAQARDMEKFAESRRRELPTLYRSRQVVIELNLNMKISDVEFQADGTKATFYYSADHRVDFRELIKCLGMEFRVRIEMRQINVRQESARIGGIGSCGRELCCSTWLADLKNIEPIIARYQNLSINAQKVTGQCGRLKCCLNYELDTYLDALHDIPQVPNEELTTGLGIARLQKTDIFKKILWFSYQFEGDGDWYPLTAEQVTQALQWQKEGLIIPSLQADEWGLLENAVSNKNESGLNQKKEKSLNRNTRRQTDSQEYE is encoded by the coding sequence TTGATTTTATTAGACCTAAAAAAAATCGACATGGCGTGTAGCAGTTGTGGCACAAAAAAGACGCAAACAGGACAGGTGCAGGGCTGCCAAAATAATGGCTCCTGCGGCACTTCGGGCTGCAATAAAGTCAATCAATTTGATTGGCTCTCGCATCTCGAAATTCCCGACCCAACTCCTTTTCCTTTTGTGGAGGTCAAATTTAAGGGCGGTAGGAAGGGCTACTACCGAAATGAGCAGGGCATAGACCTACAAATTGGCGACTATGTCGTCGTAGAGGCGTTGCGTGGCTACCATATCGGCATGGTTTCCCTGCGTGGCGAATTGGTGCGCTTGCAGATGAAAAAGCTAAAACTAAATACCCAAGACGCAAATCTTACCGAAATTTGGCGCATGGCACAGGCTCGCGACATGGAAAAATTTGCCGAATCGCGCCGAAGAGAACTGCCGACACTTTACCGCTCGCGACAGGTTGTGATAGAATTAAACCTAAATATGAAAATCTCTGATGTAGAATTTCAGGCAGACGGTACAAAGGCTACTTTTTACTATTCTGCCGACCACCGCGTAGATTTTCGCGAGCTTATCAAATGTTTGGGCATGGAGTTTCGGGTCAGGATAGAAATGCGACAAATCAATGTGCGGCAAGAGTCGGCGCGTATTGGGGGGATTGGTTCGTGTGGGCGCGAATTGTGTTGTTCTACTTGGCTTGCCGACCTCAAAAATATAGAGCCTATCATTGCCCGTTATCAAAATCTTTCTATCAATGCTCAAAAAGTTACAGGACAGTGTGGCAGATTAAAATGTTGTCTTAACTATGAATTAGATACTTATTTAGACGCTTTACACGACATTCCACAAGTTCCCAACGAAGAACTTACCACAGGTTTGGGTATTGCACGCCTACAAAAGACCGATATTTTTAAAAAAATACTTTGGTTTAGTTATCAATTTGAAGGCGACGGCGACTGGTATCCCCTTACGGCGGAACAGGTAACGCAGGCTTTGCAGTGGCAAAAAGAGGGGCTTATCATACCCTCCTTGCAAGCCGATGAGTGGGGACTTTTAGAAAATGCAGTTTCAAATAAAAACGAGTCAGGTTTAAATCAGAAAAAAGAGAAAAGTCTAAATCGCAACACACGACGACAAACAGATAGTCAGGAGTACGAATAA
- a CDS encoding type ISP restriction/modification enzyme — translation MTSQISPSLSSATLTHESTMHTFPTLPLKGNPDAIFVKASQGVLTAKDEWLYDFAPDKLAPKVAFFIQTYEKERLRWQQAGQRAFAHQFVAPLIKWTPELIEHLTQNRPLQLDLEAFRWAAYRPFIKKRTYFAPLITHRPYQQPCFFPFQGQVENPTLCLTYHKQVPLTVHAVKHLPDNGYGSRATQSFSLFWYDENGQRQDNISDAALEKFKNHYANISFKIKAKNIHELKASLQKVREAKGDGIKPIKKEDIFAYVYAVLQSLDKKDFQYQIPLYKDFWKWVQWGRELLTLHLDYEQAPRYPLERITHVGQAYRDTPNLNSLDGKETFAASTKKVSHLKSYPAQGRIRIDAETELAAIPLAAWRYRLAGKPAIEWVLQHYQPRHLRDKSLQKLVAEGRFAPYDLKQEKENLISLLGKVVQVALKSVEILEQIRQEATQNP, via the coding sequence ATGACAAGTCAAATCAGCCCTTCGCTATCTTCCGCGACCCTGACGCACGAATCCACTATGCACACTTTCCCGACCCTACCTCTGAAAGGTAACCCTGACGCTATCTTTGTCAAGGCTTCACAAGGCGTGCTTACGGCGAAAGATGAATGGCTCTATGATTTTGCCCCAGACAAATTAGCTCCCAAAGTCGCATTTTTTATCCAGACCTACGAAAAGGAACGCCTCCGTTGGCAGCAGGCAGGGCAGCGTGCCTTTGCCCACCAATTTGTCGCCCCCCTTATCAAATGGACTCCCGAACTGATAGAACATCTGACCCAAAATCGCCCCTTGCAGCTTGATTTAGAGGCGTTTAGATGGGCAGCCTATCGCCCTTTCATAAAAAAAAGAACTTATTTTGCCCCCCTTATTACGCACCGCCCTTATCAGCAGCCTTGCTTTTTTCCCTTTCAGGGTCAGGTAGAAAATCCTACACTTTGTCTAACGTATCACAAGCAAGTACCCCTAACCGTTCATGCCGTTAAGCATCTGCCCGATAATGGCTATGGCTCACGCGCTACCCAGAGTTTTTCTCTTTTTTGGTATGATGAAAACGGGCAGCGTCAGGACAATATTTCAGACGCAGCCTTAGAAAAGTTCAAAAATCATTATGCCAATATTAGTTTTAAAATAAAAGCCAAAAATATTCACGAACTAAAAGCCTCCCTACAAAAAGTAAGAGAAGCAAAAGGAGACGGCATCAAGCCCATCAAAAAAGAGGACATTTTTGCCTATGTATATGCTGTTTTGCAAAGCCTTGATAAAAAAGATTTTCAATACCAAATTCCGCTCTACAAAGATTTTTGGAAGTGGGTACAATGGGGCAGAGAACTCCTGACATTGCACCTTGATTACGAACAAGCACCTCGCTACCCTTTGGAACGCATCACGCATGTAGGGCAGGCGTATCGCGATACGCCAAATCTAAATAGCTTAGATGGAAAAGAAACTTTTGCAGCCAGCACAAAAAAAGTATCACATTTGAAATCATATCCTGCACAGGGGCGTATTCGCATTGATGCCGAAACAGAATTGGCAGCCATTCCGCTTGCCGCTTGGCGATACCGTTTGGCAGGCAAACCCGCGATTGAATGGGTCTTGCAACATTATCAACCGCGCCATTTGCGCGATAAAAGCCTGCAAAAGTTAGTGGCAGAGGGCAGGTTTGCGCCTTACGATTTAAAACAGGAGAAAGAAAACCTAATTAGCCTACTCGGAAAAGTGGTGCAGGTTGCGCTAAAAAGTGTAGAGATTTTAGAACAAATCAGACAAGAAGCCACTCAAAACCCGTAG
- a CDS encoding aminotransferase class I/II-fold pyridoxal phosphate-dependent enzyme: MDLFEKLQSNKGPLGQHAHIAHGYFAFPKLEGEIKPRMRFRGKEVLTWSLNNYLGLANHPDIRRVDTEATAQWGLAYPMGARMMSGNSNIIEQFEAQLSEFVGKEDTMVLNYGYQGIMSVIDALLDRKDVVVYDSECHACIIDGLRMSLAKRFVFPHNDIANCEKQLERATKWAEKTGGSILVITEGVFGMLGDQGNLKDIVALKEKFQFRLLVDDAHGFGTMGEKGIGTGEAQGVQAEIDLYFSTFAKSMASVGAFISGEERAISYLRYNTRSQIYAKTLPMPIVVGNMKRLEMLRTMPELKDQLWTVVNALQNGLKERGFNIGKTESPVTPVFLSGGNNEAANLIIDLRENYNIFCSVVIYPVVPKDVIMLRLIPTASHTLDDVKTTIEAFEQISDKLKSGFYANAEINVSL; the protein is encoded by the coding sequence GTGGATTTATTCGAGAAATTACAATCTAACAAAGGTCCCTTAGGACAACACGCCCATATTGCACATGGCTATTTTGCATTTCCCAAGTTAGAAGGCGAAATCAAGCCGCGCATGCGTTTTAGAGGAAAAGAAGTATTGACATGGAGCTTAAATAACTACTTAGGATTGGCAAATCACCCTGACATCCGTCGCGTGGACACTGAAGCCACTGCACAATGGGGGTTAGCCTACCCTATGGGCGCACGTATGATGTCGGGCAATTCTAATATCATCGAGCAATTTGAAGCACAATTATCAGAATTTGTAGGCAAAGAAGACACGATGGTCTTGAATTACGGGTATCAGGGCATTATGTCGGTGATTGACGCACTCTTAGACCGCAAAGATGTAGTTGTGTATGATTCCGAATGTCATGCCTGTATCATCGATGGCTTGCGCATGAGCCTTGCCAAGCGTTTTGTATTTCCTCACAACGACATTGCCAACTGCGAAAAGCAATTAGAACGCGCCACCAAGTGGGCAGAAAAAACAGGCGGCTCTATCTTAGTCATTACCGAAGGCGTGTTCGGTATGCTCGGCGACCAAGGCAATCTCAAAGACATCGTCGCTTTGAAAGAAAAATTCCAATTCCGCCTTTTAGTAGATGATGCGCATGGCTTCGGTACGATGGGGGAAAAAGGTATCGGTACGGGGGAAGCGCAAGGCGTACAAGCAGAAATAGACCTCTATTTTTCTACCTTTGCCAAGTCTATGGCAAGTGTAGGTGCTTTTATTTCAGGCGAAGAACGCGCCATTAGCTACCTGCGCTACAATACGCGCTCACAGATTTATGCCAAGACCTTGCCTATGCCTATCGTTGTGGGCAATATGAAGCGTCTGGAAATGCTGCGCACGATGCCCGAACTCAAAGACCAACTCTGGACGGTTGTCAATGCCCTACAAAATGGCTTGAAAGAGCGCGGCTTTAATATCGGCAAGACAGAATCGCCCGTTACGCCTGTTTTCCTAAGCGGCGGCAACAACGAAGCGGCAAATCTTATCATCGACCTGCGTGAAAATTACAATATCTTCTGTTCGGTCGTTATCTATCCCGTTGTGCCAAAAGATGTCATTATGTTGCGTCTTATCCCAACGGCTTCGCACACCTTAGATGATGTAAAAACTACCATCGAGGCTTTCGAGCAAATTTCGGACAAGCTCAAAAGTGGCTTCTATGCCAACGCCGAAATCAATGTGAGCCTATAA
- a CDS encoding sodium:solute symporter family protein yields the protein MTLSYLDYSLIGLFFLLILVVSLRYTQKSNRNLEQFFLGGRNLPWWLAGTSMVATTFAADTPLLITELVAQNGISGNWIWWNGMIGGMLTVFFFARYWRKAGTLTDVEFITLRYAGKKATYLRYFRALYLGIFLNAIVMAWVNVALMSILEVFFELSKTEAFIWTGAAMAFVVLYSALSGLRGVVVTDAIQFVIAMIGCTILAYLVVSSEGIGGMSGLIAKLPTSSLAFFPTLDFSEPTQIASQTAEVLTISAVTFFSYVFVQWWASWYPGSEPGGGGYVVQRMMSAKNEKHAFGATLFFQLAHFGLRPWVWILVGLAATILYPDLPAADKKLGYVYAMRDFLPSGLKGLLLAAFFAAYMSTISTQLNWGASYLVNDFLVPIFYDKKKAQNAETGFNLVRLSQICILVLMGVGLWATAQLSTLKAAFEFLVTAGAGLGAVLILRWYWWRISVWSEILATLAPLLVFGLIKFVPIETPNDFLVITFTSTAIWLIGTLLLPAEPLPILQKFYRHIEPQGFWKPVRKSLALPKPPNQLPLLGLGWILGVLMGYSFVFGIGYFLFQNFAAAALSFSIFLATIWGIQRIFAHLFKEKNT from the coding sequence ATGACCCTTTCTTATTTGGATTATAGTCTAATTGGGCTATTTTTTCTGCTGATTTTGGTAGTAAGCCTGCGTTATACCCAAAAAAGCAACCGCAACTTAGAGCAATTTTTTCTGGGCGGACGCAATCTGCCTTGGTGGTTGGCAGGAACATCGATGGTCGCGACTACCTTTGCCGCCGATACGCCGTTGCTTATCACCGAACTAGTGGCACAGAATGGCATCAGCGGCAATTGGATTTGGTGGAATGGTATGATTGGCGGCATGCTCACCGTTTTTTTCTTTGCGCGATATTGGCGAAAAGCAGGCACGCTCACAGATGTTGAATTTATTACGCTGCGTTATGCAGGCAAAAAAGCCACTTATTTGCGCTACTTCCGCGCCCTCTATCTGGGCATCTTTCTCAATGCGATTGTCATGGCGTGGGTCAATGTAGCCCTTATGTCTATTTTGGAAGTCTTTTTCGAACTTAGCAAAACAGAGGCTTTCATCTGGACAGGTGCGGCAATGGCTTTTGTGGTGCTATATTCGGCACTTTCGGGTCTGAGAGGCGTAGTGGTTACAGATGCGATACAGTTTGTAATTGCGATGATAGGCTGCACCATCTTGGCGTATTTAGTCGTGAGCAGCGAAGGTATCGGTGGCATGAGCGGACTTATTGCCAAACTGCCAACTTCAAGTCTTGCCTTTTTTCCTACCCTCGACTTTTCAGAACCAACTCAAATTGCGTCCCAAACCGCCGAAGTGCTGACCATCAGTGCCGTAACCTTCTTTTCCTACGTTTTTGTGCAATGGTGGGCAAGTTGGTATCCGGGTTCGGAGCCGGGCGGCGGCGGCTATGTTGTGCAGCGTATGATGTCGGCAAAAAACGAAAAACACGCCTTCGGTGCGACGCTTTTTTTCCAATTAGCACACTTCGGTTTGCGCCCTTGGGTCTGGATTTTGGTAGGATTAGCCGCTACGATTTTATACCCTGATTTGCCTGCCGCTGATAAAAAGTTGGGCTATGTCTATGCCATGCGCGATTTTCTGCCTTCGGGCTTGAAGGGCTTACTCTTGGCTGCCTTTTTTGCTGCCTACATGAGTACGATTTCTACCCAACTGAATTGGGGTGCAAGTTATTTGGTGAATGATTTTCTTGTCCCTATTTTTTACGATAAAAAGAAAGCCCAAAATGCCGAAACAGGTTTTAATTTGGTGCGCCTTTCTCAAATATGTATCTTAGTTTTGATGGGCGTAGGGCTATGGGCGACGGCACAACTTTCTACCCTCAAAGCCGCCTTCGAGTTTTTGGTTACGGCAGGTGCAGGCTTGGGGGCAGTGCTAATTTTGCGTTGGTATTGGTGGCGCATTAGCGTATGGAGCGAAATTTTGGCTACCCTTGCGCCCCTTTTGGTTTTTGGTCTGATAAAATTTGTACCCATAGAAACGCCAAACGATTTTCTGGTCATAACCTTTACTTCTACCGCCATTTGGCTTATTGGCACGCTTCTGCTCCCTGCCGAACCGCTCCCTATTCTTCAAAAATTTTACCGCCACATCGAGCCGCAAGGCTTTTGGAAACCCGTCCGAAAATCGCTGGCTCTGCCTAAACCCCCAAATCAACTGCCACTTTTGGGCTTGGGTTGGATTCTGGGCGTGTTAATGGGTTATAGCTTTGTTTTTGGCATTGGCTACTTTTTGTTTCAAAATTTTGCAGCGGCGGCACTCTCTTTTTCTATCTTTTTGGCTACCATTTGGGGCATACAAAGGATTTTTGCTCACCTTTTTAAAGAAAAAAACACATAG
- a CDS encoding riboflavin synthase, whose translation MFTGIVETLGEVIALEKEQSNLNLTISSSVSDALKIDQSVAHNGICLTVTAVGEDSAGAWHRVTAISETIEKTNIGSWKVGDGVNIERCLSAQGRFDGHIVQGHVDQIGICVVAEETAGSWRYAFEYEPQSDFFTVQKGSICVNGVSLTVVESRQGYFSVAIIPYTYAHTNFKTLQVGDKVNLEFDIIGKYVQTWLARQQKG comes from the coding sequence ATGTTTACAGGCATTGTCGAAACCCTTGGCGAGGTTATCGCCCTTGAAAAGGAGCAGAGCAATCTAAACCTTACCATTTCCTCTTCTGTATCAGACGCACTCAAAATAGACCAAAGTGTCGCCCACAATGGCATCTGCCTAACCGTAACGGCAGTAGGTGAAGATAGCGCAGGGGCTTGGCATCGTGTTACGGCTATTTCCGAAACAATAGAAAAGACCAATATCGGCTCTTGGAAGGTAGGAGATGGTGTAAATATAGAACGCTGCTTGTCGGCGCAGGGGCGTTTTGACGGGCATATCGTACAGGGACACGTAGACCAAATTGGTATCTGTGTAGTGGCAGAAGAAACGGCAGGCAGTTGGCGTTATGCTTTTGAATATGAACCACAAAGCGATTTTTTTACGGTACAAAAGGGTTCTATCTGTGTCAATGGCGTAAGTCTGACGGTTGTGGAATCGCGTCAGGGTTATTTCAGTGTGGCTATCATTCCCTATACCTATGCGCATACCAACTTCAAGACCTTGCAAGTAGGCGATAAAGTTAATTTAGAATTTGATATTATCGGAAAATACGTCCAGACGTGGTTAGCAAGGCAGCAGAAAGGTTAG